Proteins from a genomic interval of Caldalkalibacillus thermarum:
- the istA gene encoding IS21 family transposase, with protein TWLKQYPDISSAQIHDWIKERYPDLTVGESTVRCYVSQLRKEYSIPKIKVTRQYEAVEDPPMGQQMQVDFGQVTVRNTFHQPQKLWFMACVLSHSRYKFVYWLDRPFTTADVIQAHEQAFVFYGGLPQEIVYDQDHLILVSENGGDLIYTKEFANYLKHRAFKVRMCRKGDPESKGKVENVVGYVKKNFARHRTYYNLAQWSEDCLAWLERTGNGKVHQTTKKIPAEVFQQERLYLRPVQEKYHLNEAKASITRVVRKDNTILYAGNRYSVPLGTYDDKGKSVGLKIQDDTLTIYDWETGEVLAQHAICHEKGKLIQNTNHKRDRSKGIQALMQQVAGRFPEPDQATLFLKEIYQRKQRYMRDQLQKIQEVMNKANPHSGVIGQALAYCLTYQLYSAAAFSDAVQHFMQQAQRQQAHQHEHQPEIKPTMLGHQSHSQVKAEIRDPQVYIRILEGESLCQKA; from the coding sequence TCACCTGGTTGAAACAGTATCCCGACATTTCAAGTGCACAGATCCATGATTGGATTAAGGAGAGATATCCTGACCTTACGGTCGGTGAAAGTACCGTCAGGTGCTATGTTAGTCAACTGAGAAAGGAGTATAGTATTCCAAAAATAAAGGTGACCCGGCAATATGAAGCGGTTGAAGACCCGCCTATGGGACAACAAATGCAAGTTGACTTTGGTCAGGTCACCGTCAGAAATACGTTTCATCAACCTCAGAAACTGTGGTTTATGGCTTGCGTATTATCCCATTCCCGTTACAAATTTGTGTATTGGCTGGACCGTCCCTTTACAACAGCAGATGTCATTCAGGCTCATGAACAAGCTTTCGTCTTTTACGGCGGTCTTCCTCAAGAAATTGTTTATGATCAAGACCATCTCATCTTAGTGAGTGAAAATGGTGGAGATCTTATTTACACAAAAGAATTTGCCAATTATCTGAAGCACAGGGCATTTAAGGTTCGCATGTGCCGCAAAGGCGACCCGGAAAGCAAAGGAAAAGTGGAAAACGTTGTTGGCTATGTGAAAAAGAACTTTGCCCGTCACCGGACCTATTACAATCTGGCCCAATGGAGTGAAGACTGTCTGGCCTGGCTTGAGCGAACAGGCAATGGCAAAGTGCATCAGACAACCAAAAAAATACCGGCCGAAGTGTTCCAACAGGAACGCCTTTACCTTCGCCCGGTCCAAGAAAAATATCATCTCAATGAAGCCAAGGCCAGTATAACAAGAGTTGTCCGAAAAGACAATACCATTCTTTATGCCGGGAACCGCTATTCGGTCCCTCTAGGGACCTATGATGACAAGGGTAAAAGCGTTGGACTAAAGATTCAAGACGATACCCTGACCATCTACGACTGGGAAACAGGAGAGGTACTTGCCCAACACGCGATTTGCCACGAAAAAGGCAAGTTGATTCAAAATACGAATCATAAAAGGGACCGCAGCAAAGGGATTCAAGCGTTAATGCAACAAGTGGCCGGGCGTTTTCCAGAACCGGATCAAGCCACCCTCTTTTTGAAAGAAATCTATCAGCGGAAGCAGCGTTATATGAGAGATCAATTGCAAAAGATACAGGAAGTCATGAACAAAGCCAACCCTCATTCTGGAGTGATTGGACAAGCTTTAGCCTACTGTCTGACATACCAACTGTACAGTGCAGCAGCCTTCAGCGATGCAGTGCAACATTTTATGCAACAAGCACAGAGACAACAAGCACACCAGCATGAACATCAACCTGAGATCAAACCCACCATGCTCGGACATCAATCACACTCGCAAGTGAAAGCAGAAATTCGAGATCCACAAGTTTACATTCGTATCCTGGAGGGAGAGAGCCTATGTCAGAAAGCTTAG
- the istB gene encoding IS21-like element helper ATPase IstB, which produces MSESLVQLKHSLKTLKLASIAEVIEEQLMEAETNGFSYQQFLTKLLGYEIRKREEKQLAKRLKWADFPVHQSLDEFDISAQPALSRQQFQQLRELLWIEQVYNLILLGPPGVGKTHLAIGLGVEAVQQGYKVSFVTMDHLIQLLRTQEVTRSAQTKLKRITQSDLVIIDDLMFMAINRHEANLFFQLINKLYGQSSVIITSNKGPEDWGELLGDPAITTAILDRLLHKSEVIHLTGDSYRLKNRKTIFGND; this is translated from the coding sequence ATGTCAGAAAGCTTAGTGCAATTGAAACACAGCTTGAAAACACTCAAATTGGCCTCCATCGCCGAAGTGATTGAGGAACAACTGATGGAAGCCGAAACAAATGGATTCAGTTATCAACAGTTTCTGACGAAACTGTTGGGATACGAAATACGCAAGCGGGAAGAAAAACAATTGGCTAAACGACTCAAGTGGGCAGACTTTCCTGTCCACCAATCCCTTGATGAGTTTGACATTAGCGCCCAGCCTGCCCTAAGCCGGCAGCAATTTCAACAGTTGCGTGAACTCTTATGGATTGAACAAGTTTATAACCTCATCTTATTGGGCCCGCCGGGGGTGGGTAAAACTCACCTGGCCATTGGCTTAGGAGTAGAAGCCGTTCAGCAAGGGTACAAAGTCAGCTTTGTGACCATGGATCATTTAATCCAGTTGCTGCGTACCCAAGAAGTAACAAGAAGCGCCCAAACAAAATTGAAAAGAATCACTCAGTCAGATCTTGTCATCATCGATGATTTGATGTTTATGGCCATCAACCGGCATGAAGCCAATCTTTTCTTTCAACTCATCAACAAACTCTATGGCCAATCATCTGTGATCATCACCTCCAACAAAGGGCCGGAAGATTGGGGAGAGTTATTAGGTGATCCGGCCATTACCACAGCCATTCTGGATCGGCTACTCCATAAAAGCGAGGTGATTCATCTCACCGGTGACAGTTATCGTTTAAAAAACAGGAAAACCATATTTGGAAATGACTAG